From one Gossypium hirsutum isolate 1008001.06 chromosome D08, Gossypium_hirsutum_v2.1, whole genome shotgun sequence genomic stretch:
- the LOC107914354 gene encoding uncharacterized protein, with translation MNDQSQMINQPPQMMMDPIQSQMMNQSHQLMAAAAAAAHSQARSQLGAVLSQPMSSGHQMMNQPPPTLLNRSYMPWQSQDPNPNPSKKFPSFTRNNNWKGKKVGGGKDSKKFDNRPLPNGSVSAASGSNTQGYKPPTLNELQSLNQLKARKFYGNKKKFNNKSNNRFAPYAPRNTTSFIIRAKRSGGVASLVSPCPVTPAVLPTPIFSPSREVLGDMAKEEWGVDGYGSMKGLIRLRTLEAGHDDEEDEDVGDGGGSSESDVEEHVEVERRLDHDLSRFEMIYPSYGGDYNNVLENRVDDQDTHIAQLEEENLTLKEKLFLMERELRDLTRRLQFLERRSQVVEYANEEVVENGSDNESEDAGSDFRMRAASAYHNNVEMAVFAAGNSRDVGTVVEDDNNNNNNSGLSRNEGPDDVSMDRIAEDNIKNEGKGDDELKGQVLREGTVQQDKENEAEGNKAVCSEFVEKIVAEGEDELRF, from the coding sequence atgaatgatCAGTCTCAGATGATCAATCAGCCGCCACAAATGATGATGGACCCGATTCAGTCGCAGATGATGAATCAGTCTCATCAGTTGAtggcggcggcggcggcggctGCTCACTCTCAGGCGAGGAGCCAACTGGGGGCGGTTCTGTCGCAGCCGATGAGCTCTGGTCATCAGATGATGAATCAGCCTCCCCCGACGTTGTTGAATAGAAGCTACATGCCTTGGCAATCCCAGGAtccaaaccctaaccctagcaaGAAATTCCCTTCTTTCACTCGTAATAACAATTGGAAAggtaaaaaggttggtggcggtAAAGATTCTAAAAAGTTCGATAATAGGCCTTTACCCAATGGTTCTGTTTCCGCTGCTTCCGGTAGTAATACTCAAGGGTACAAACCTCCGACGCTTAACGAGCTCCAATCTCTGAACCAGTTAAAAGCTAGGAAATTCTACGGCAACAAGAAGAAATTCAATAACAAGAGCAACAATCGCTTTGCTCCTTACGCTCCGCGGAATACAACATCGTTTATAATCCGAGCGAAAAGGTCGGGAGGGGTAGCGTCCTTGGTGTCTCCATGTCCAGTGACGCCTGCAGTGCTTCCTACCCCTATATTTTCACCCTCGAGGGAGGTTCTGGGTGACATGGCCAAGGAAGAATGGGGTGTGGATGGTTATGGGTCCATGAAAGGGCTAATTCGGCTGCGAACACTGGAAGCTGGTCACGATGATGAGGAAGATGAGGATGTGGGCGATGGTGGCGGATCGAGTGAGAGTGATGTGGAAGAACACGTGGAAGTTGAGAGGAGGTTGGATCATGATTTGAGTAGGTTTGAGATGATATATCCGAGTTATGGAGGTGATTATAACAATGTATTGGAGAATAGAGTGGATGATCAAGATACCCATATAGCTCAATTGGAAGAAGAGAATTTGACGTTAAAGGAGAAGCTGTTTTTGATGGAGAGAGAATTAAGGGATTTGACTAGGAGGTTGCAGTTTCTAGAGAGGCGGAGTCAGGTAGTGGAATATGCTAATGAAGAGGTTGTCGAGAATGGGTCTGATAATGAGAGTGAGGACGCCGGTTCTGATTTTAGGATGCGTGCTGCTTCTGCCTATCATAATAATGTGGAAATGGCTGTGTTTGCTGCTGGAAATAGCAGAGATGTTGGTACTGTTGTGGaggatgataataataataataataatagtggaCTGTCACGGAATGAAGGTCCAGATGACGTTTCTATGGATAGAATTGCAGAAGATAATATAAAGAATGAAGGTAAAGGAGATGATGAATTAAAAGGTCAAGTTTTGAGGGAAGGAACAGTTCAACAAGACAAGGAAAACGAAGCTGAGGGTAATAAAGCAGTATGCAGTGAGTTTGTGGAGAAGATTGTTGCAGAAGGGGAAGATGAGTTGAGGTTTTGA